In Desulfonatronovibrio magnus, the sequence CATCTATAAAATAACTAACAGGCATGACCTTGGATGAAGGCAGAATTTTTGCGAATGCCCATCCAAAAATATTTATTAAAGGGATAACTCCAATAATGAATGGAGCTGTAAGGATTGCTGGGCTTTTTTCCTGAACAGAATCAATAAGGCCTTTGGCCAGGGCTATATTCATTAATAGAGCTGATGTTTCCACTGGTGAAGTTTGTTCACTTATTTCCTCGATTTGAAGATCGTGTTTTTTCAGCATATGTATAAGTCCATGACGAGTTAGACGCTGGTAATCATGTGGTTCATCATGCAGGGGGTAGAGAAAAGGAATTTTTATGAATACGTGTCCGCCTGTGCTCAAGACTCTCGA encodes:
- a CDS encoding class I SAM-dependent methyltransferase, translating into MTRSSNDFSELLQKKQQGILLDIGCGNSQIKKIVRNTVTYIGLDYPKTMALGYDGAPDILGDASWLPFADASIDTAIMFDVLEHIANPELAIAEVSRVLSTGGHVFIKIPFLYPLHDEPHDYQRLTRHGLIHMLKKHDLQIEEISEQTSPVETSALLMNIALAKGLIDSVQEKSPAILTAPFIIGVIPLINIFGWAFAKILPSSKVMPVSYFIDARKGR